The following are encoded in a window of Brevibacillus ruminantium genomic DNA:
- a CDS encoding helix-turn-helix domain-containing protein has product MSYMEFKPLVKKVNMKPKGIVEIVLETSISDLQGKIEPLSSMIDRRAEASLDSLVVNYNVTINTKTNKPVIEYKVDDTGIVQEVKSEGEQLEAELGLPKEKIPTKEEQVEADRSVIDDFIREGFAPEFYDTPYDIRNIIQRKLDGETYMKIASELGLSSGRIVELVDRYYTRIAPLAMKWDEWRKSKAELKKTEESKPVDQNDDATEEHAENQDSAEDDKAEGCDDSDEQEASAAPTEQPEEDPKEGTDGGETQDVAAAAIDKEKLEAFILSGQAPAFEGITFDFPDLLRRKKDGETWIELAKGLGVSSGKLQTEWREYKKLVTEHLSQLNSDGEQGAA; this is encoded by the coding sequence ATGAGCTACATGGAATTCAAACCACTGGTGAAGAAAGTGAACATGAAACCAAAAGGTATCGTAGAAATCGTTTTGGAGACAAGCATCAGTGATCTGCAAGGAAAAATCGAACCACTGAGCAGTATGATCGACCGAAGGGCCGAAGCATCGCTGGACTCTCTCGTCGTAAATTACAACGTGACGATCAACACGAAAACTAATAAACCCGTAATCGAATACAAGGTGGATGACACCGGAATCGTTCAAGAAGTGAAATCCGAAGGAGAGCAGCTTGAGGCGGAGCTTGGATTGCCGAAAGAGAAGATTCCGACCAAAGAAGAGCAGGTAGAGGCCGATCGTTCCGTGATTGACGACTTTATTCGAGAAGGGTTCGCGCCCGAATTTTATGATACGCCTTATGACATCCGGAACATCATTCAACGAAAACTTGACGGAGAAACCTACATGAAGATTGCATCCGAGTTGGGTCTGTCAAGCGGAAGGATCGTTGAACTTGTAGATCGCTATTACACCCGAATCGCTCCTTTGGCAATGAAATGGGATGAATGGAGAAAAAGCAAGGCTGAGCTCAAAAAGACAGAAGAATCCAAGCCTGTTGACCAAAACGACGATGCAACCGAAGAACACGCCGAAAATCAAGATTCCGCAGAAGACGATAAGGCAGAGGGCTGCGATGATTCTGATGAGCAGGAAGCTTCCGCAGCTCCTACGGAACAGCCCGAAGAAGACCCGAAGGAAGGAACCGATGGTGGAGAAACACAAGATGTTGCTGCCGCAGCAATCGATAAAGAAAAGCTGGAAGCCTTTATTCTGAGCGGACAAGCTCCAGCGTTCGAGGGCATTACCTTTGACTTCCCTGATCTGCTGCGGCGGAAAAAGGACGGGGAGACGTGGATCGAGCTGGCGAAAGGCCTCGGGGTATCTTCCGGTAAGCTCCAGACGGAGTGGAGGGAATACAAAAAGCTGGTGACCGAACATCTGTCACAACTCAATAGCGATGGAGAACAGGGAGCGGCGTAA
- a CDS encoding DUF1064 domain-containing protein produces MNRFKSQVNADDQQPKRSKYKNKKTVVDGITFDSKAESEYYLVLKEMLAAGEIKDMRLQPVYVLQEKCVRNGKKLQAITYKADFEVLHLNGTLEVIDIKGEETEAFKIKAKMFQYKYPNMKLTLLKKVMKYGGWITTDEWKEKKRAEKKAI; encoded by the coding sequence ATGAATCGATTCAAGAGTCAAGTCAACGCAGACGATCAGCAGCCAAAGCGTTCCAAGTACAAGAATAAAAAGACGGTTGTTGACGGAATCACGTTTGATTCCAAGGCCGAGTCGGAATACTACCTTGTCCTGAAAGAAATGCTGGCTGCTGGAGAAATCAAAGACATGCGGCTGCAACCTGTGTATGTTCTCCAAGAAAAATGCGTCCGAAACGGCAAAAAACTGCAAGCCATTACCTATAAAGCCGACTTTGAAGTCCTCCATCTGAACGGGACGCTGGAAGTTATCGACATCAAGGGAGAAGAGACGGAAGCCTTTAAGATCAAGGCAAAGATGTTCCAGTACAAATACCCAAACATGAAGCTGACCTTGCTGAAAAAGGTTATGAAGTACGGCGGCTGGATCACCACGGATGAATGGAAAGAGAAAAAACGTGCCGAGAAAAAAGCAATTTAA
- the dnaB gene encoding replicative DNA helicase gives MDNTIIPPEVLSPGFYSTEAEQSVIGAVFLNQTYFPLAYSLCSPEDMYLTQHQRLYQVMADLNESGKAIDLVTVTTELQDRKLLDEIGGVGYLTQIAGSVPTASNVEHYARIVREKAQLRKLYLSALRLPRLIEEEVDLTLAVEFMEKSLQEVAATSHSKGFRSTKDVLLNVYDSIEQNANSVAGEVTGLPSGYQDLDRLTRGFQRSDLIIIAARPSVGKTAFALNVSQRAAERTMDPIAIFSLEMGAEQLLQRMICAEANLEADRLRTGLLEADDWIKLTEAMASLSKKPIFIDDTPGITVSEIKAKAMRLMNDHGGRLGAILIDYLQLVRSGNKAGNRQEEVSEISRTLKGIARELNVPVIALSQLSRSVEQRQDKRPMMSDIRESGSIEQDADIVAFLYRDDYYDKETENKNVIEIIIAKQRNGPTGTVELAFLKEYNKFVDLARPQQISFAETLEQDDEDDDPPWRR, from the coding sequence TTGGATAACACGATAATTCCCCCAGAAGTATTATCCCCCGGCTTTTACAGCACAGAAGCAGAACAAAGCGTCATCGGAGCTGTCTTCTTGAATCAAACCTATTTCCCTCTGGCGTACTCTCTGTGCTCACCGGAGGACATGTATCTGACGCAACATCAGCGTTTGTATCAAGTGATGGCCGACCTGAACGAAAGCGGAAAAGCAATCGATCTGGTCACAGTCACGACGGAATTGCAGGACAGGAAACTCCTTGATGAGATCGGCGGAGTTGGCTACCTGACCCAGATAGCCGGGTCCGTACCGACGGCATCCAATGTGGAACATTACGCCAGAATCGTTCGTGAGAAAGCTCAGCTTCGGAAGCTTTATCTATCGGCATTACGGTTGCCTCGTTTGATTGAGGAAGAGGTTGACCTTACGCTTGCCGTCGAGTTCATGGAGAAGTCGCTTCAGGAAGTAGCTGCTACCTCTCATAGCAAGGGGTTTCGGTCAACGAAGGATGTTCTGTTAAATGTCTACGATTCGATTGAACAGAATGCCAATAGTGTGGCTGGAGAAGTTACAGGATTGCCAAGTGGTTATCAGGATTTGGACCGCCTCACGAGAGGATTTCAGAGGTCTGATTTGATTATCATAGCCGCCCGTCCCTCGGTTGGAAAAACTGCTTTTGCACTAAATGTGTCCCAAAGGGCAGCAGAGAGGACGATGGACCCTATTGCCATCTTCTCACTTGAGATGGGCGCAGAACAACTCTTGCAGCGAATGATCTGCGCGGAAGCAAACCTTGAAGCTGATCGGCTTCGGACCGGACTACTAGAAGCAGACGATTGGATCAAACTCACCGAAGCGATGGCGAGTTTGTCAAAGAAACCAATCTTCATCGATGACACGCCTGGTATCACCGTCAGCGAGATCAAAGCGAAAGCCATGCGGCTGATGAACGATCATGGTGGCCGACTCGGAGCCATCCTGATCGATTACCTGCAATTAGTCCGAAGCGGAAACAAGGCGGGGAACCGGCAGGAAGAAGTGTCCGAGATATCCCGTACGTTGAAGGGAATCGCTAGGGAACTGAACGTCCCGGTGATCGCTTTATCCCAGTTGAGCCGTTCAGTGGAGCAGCGACAAGATAAACGCCCGATGATGTCCGATATCCGTGAATCAGGTTCCATCGAGCAGGACGCGGACATCGTTGCCTTTCTCTATCGCGATGACTATTACGACAAGGAAACCGAGAACAAAAATGTCATCGAAATCATCATTGCCAAACAGCGTAATGGCCCGACCGGAACGGTGGAGCTGGCGTTCTTGAAGGAATACAACAAGTTCGTTGACCTTGCCCGCCCGCAGCAGATCAGTTTCGCGGAAACCCTTGAGCAAGACGACGAGGACGATGATCCGCCATGGCGCAGGTAG
- a CDS encoding ATP-binding protein, translating into MIPNATLGNYRERAGCGNAIKIANNFADTYIEWQQEQPGLGLYFNGPNGLGKTHLLTGIYKALMSRNISAVFMTTYHMFQRFREVAKVEDYEYERRLLKVLYTCDVLLLDDVGGEVPYDSRAEKLLDVINARSQKRPIIYSSNFTTGELEQWMGNQGARIADRILENAITVTLNGESERGLINDRHHDWLAGRVKGLG; encoded by the coding sequence TTGATTCCCAATGCGACGTTGGGGAACTACAGGGAACGGGCCGGCTGCGGTAATGCCATTAAGATCGCCAACAACTTTGCGGATACATACATCGAATGGCAGCAGGAACAACCTGGACTTGGACTTTATTTCAACGGGCCGAACGGGTTGGGAAAAACCCACCTTCTCACAGGCATCTACAAAGCGTTGATGAGTCGGAACATATCGGCAGTATTCATGACCACCTACCACATGTTCCAACGGTTCCGAGAGGTGGCGAAAGTGGAGGATTACGAGTACGAACGTCGGCTCCTGAAAGTTTTATACACATGCGATGTACTGCTCTTGGATGACGTGGGTGGCGAGGTCCCATATGACTCCCGGGCTGAGAAACTGCTCGATGTGATCAACGCTCGGAGCCAAAAGAGACCCATTATCTACTCGAGCAATTTCACGACAGGAGAGCTGGAACAGTGGATGGGAAATCAGGGAGCGCGTATTGCCGACCGCATCTTGGAAAATGCGATTACGGTTACGTTGAATGGTGAAAGCGAGCGCGGGCTGATAAACGATAGGCACCATGACTGGCTTGCTGGGAGGGTGAAAGGGCTTGGATAA
- the recT gene encoding recombination protein RecT produces the protein MAGKLAQRAGTSAPEKKEMTIFDLIESRKNQFAQAAGNNMDVNKFLRIATFCIRTNPKLMTCSTPSLLSSLMQSAQLGLEPGVLGHCYLVPFWSEKLKSFEATFIISYKGMIELARRSGNIQSIAARIVYENDEFQFEYGLEERLIHKPCIQGERGKMKLVYMVAHFVGGGHYIEVMTKAEIDAVMMSSKSYDKKKGQPTGPWKDHYEEMAKKTVIRRAWKYLPISVDDARVVEQEGTVKHDISEDMSTVPWIDADAYAVEDSPEAREQQEQEEATEEQEADLFSGG, from the coding sequence GAAAAAACCAGTTCGCGCAAGCAGCTGGAAACAACATGGATGTAAACAAGTTTTTACGAATTGCTACATTTTGCATCCGAACCAATCCCAAACTGATGACTTGCTCGACACCTTCGTTATTGTCATCTCTCATGCAATCTGCACAGCTTGGATTGGAACCAGGGGTATTAGGACATTGCTATCTGGTTCCATTTTGGTCAGAGAAACTTAAGTCATTTGAGGCAACATTCATTATTTCCTACAAGGGAATGATTGAGCTTGCCAGGCGAAGCGGAAACATACAGTCCATTGCGGCAAGGATTGTCTATGAAAACGACGAGTTTCAGTTTGAATACGGCCTTGAAGAAAGGCTGATTCATAAGCCATGCATCCAGGGCGAACGAGGGAAGATGAAACTGGTTTACATGGTGGCACACTTTGTTGGTGGCGGTCATTACATCGAAGTTATGACAAAAGCAGAAATAGATGCGGTCATGATGTCTTCAAAGTCATATGACAAGAAGAAAGGGCAGCCTACCGGCCCCTGGAAAGATCATTACGAAGAAATGGCAAAGAAAACGGTTATTCGTCGGGCTTGGAAGTACCTACCGATCAGTGTGGACGATGCCCGCGTTGTCGAGCAGGAAGGCACTGTGAAGCATGACATTTCGGAAGATATGTCAACCGTTCCATGGATTGATGCAGACGCATACGCTGTTGAAGATTCTCCAGAAGCTCGGGAGCAGCAAGAACAAGAGGAAGCGACGGAAGAGCAAGAAGCTGATCTTTTTTCCGGGGGGTAA